cattgttgttgccaatttaagtgtatctaagggttaaatcatggcaggagagctcggtcacgtgatatgcacctcctgcaccatgtgggaactgaggactacgtgtgcggaaagtgtatccgcctccagctcctgacagaccacgttgcggaattggagctgagggtggattcactctggagcatccatgatgctgagaatgacgtgagtagcacgtgtagcgagttggtcttaccgcaggtgaagggtccacagccagctagggaagggaagaccagcaagaagagcagtgcaaggaaggtagtgcaggggtcccctgcggtcattcccctgcaaaacagatacaccgttttgagtactgttgagggggatgactcatcaggggagggcagcagcagccaagctcatggcaccgtggctggccctgctgcacaggagggcaggaaaaagagtgggagagcgatagtgataggggattcaattgtaaggggaatagataggcgtttctgcggccgcaaccgagactccaggatggtatgttgcctccttggtgcaagggtcaaggatgtctcggagcgggtgcaggacattctgaaaagggagggtgaacagccagttgtcatggtgcacattggtaccaacgatataggtaaaaaaaagggatgaagtcccacgagacgaatttaaggagctaggagctaaattaaaagtagtaatctcaggattgctaccagtgccacgtgctagtcagagtaggaatcgcaggatagcgcagatgaatacgtggcttgagcagtgctgcagcagggagggattcaaattcctggggcactggaaccggttttgggggaggtgggaccagtacaaaccggatggtctgcacctaggcaggaccggaaccaatgtccttgggggagtgtttgctactgctgttggggaggagttaaactaatatggcagggggatgggaaccaatgcagggaggcagagagaaacaaaaaggagacaaaagcaaaagacagaaaggagatgagtaaaagtggagggcagagaaacccaaggcaaaaaacaaaaagggccactgaatataaaggggctgcaggatgtgtcaaaactaaaaatcatggtttaaaaactagtattaaaacactcttcctaaacgcacgcagcattcgaaataaagtaaatgagttgatggcacaaatcattacaaatgggtatgatttggtggccattacagaaacgtggttgcagggtggccaagactgggaattaaacatacaggggtatctgacgattcggaaagatagacaagaagggaaaggaggtggggtagctctgttaataaaggatgatatcagggcagttgtgagagacgatattggctctaatgaacaaaatgttgaatcattgtgggtggagattagagatagtaaggggaaaaagtcactggtgggcgtagtttataggcccccaaataataacttcacagtggggcgggcaataatcaagggaataatggaggcatgtgaaaaaggaacggcagtaaccatgggggattttaacctaaatatcgattggtcaaatcaaatcgcacgggatagcctggaggaggaattcatagaatgcatacgggattgtttcttagaacagtatgttacagaacctacaagggagcaacctatcttagatctggtcctgtgtaatgagacaggaataataaacgatctcctagtaaaagatcctctcggaatgagcgatcacagtatggttcaattcgtaatacagattgagggtgaggaagtagtgtctcaaacgagcgtactatgcttaaacaaaggggactacagtgggctgagggcagagttggctaaagtagactggaaacacagactaaacggtggcacaattgaggaacagtggagtacttttaaggagctctttcatagtgctgaacaaaaatatattccagtgaaaaagaagggcggtaagagaagggataaccagctgtggataaccaaggaaataaaggagagtatcaaattaaaaaccaatgcgtataaggtggccaaggttagtgggaaaatagaagattgggaaaattttaaacgacagcaaagaatcactaagaaagcaataaagaaaggaaagatagattacgaaggtaaacttgcgcaaaacataaaaacggatggtaaaagcttttgcagatatataaaacagaaaagagtgactaaagtaaatgttggtcccttagaagatgagaagggggatttaataatgggaaatgtggaaatggctgagaccttaaacaattattttgcttcggtcttcacagtggaagacacaaaaaccatgccaaaaattgctggtcacaggaatgtgggaagggaggaccttgagacagtcGCTATCACTCcgggggtggtgctggacaggctaatgggactcaaggttgacaagtcccctggtcctgatgaaatgcatcccagggtattaaaagagatggcggaagttatagcagatgcattcgttataatctaccaaaattctctggactctggggcggtaccagcagattggaaagcagctaatgtaactcctctgtttaaaaaagggggcagacaaaaggcaggtaactataggccggttagtttaacatctgttgtggggaaaatgcttgaaactatcattaaggaagaaatagcgggacatctcgataggaatagttcaatcaagcagacgcagcatgtattcatgaaggggaaatcatgtttaactaatttactggaatgctttgaggatataacgagcatggtggatggaggtgtaccgatggatgtggtgtatttagatttccaaaaggcattcgataaggtgccacacaaaaggttactgcagaagataaaggtacgcggagtcagaggaaatgtattagcatggaaagagaattggctggctaacagaaagcagagatttgggataaatgggtccttttcgggttggaaatcggtggttagtggtgtgccacagggatcggtgctgggaccacaactgtttacaatatacatagatgacctggaagaggggacagagtgtagcgtaacaaaatttgcagatgatacaaatattagtgggaaagcgggttgtgtagagaacacagagaagctgcaaagagatttagataggtgaagcgaatgggctaaggattggcagatggaatacaatgtcggaaagtgtgaggtcatccaccttgggaaaaaaaacagtaaaagggaatattatttgaatggggagaaattacaacatgctgcggtgcaaagggacctgggggtccttgtgcatgaatcccaaagttagtttgcaggtgcagcaggtaatcaggaaggcgaatggaatgttggccttcattgcgagagggatggagtacaaaagcagggaggtccttctgcaactgtatagggtattggtaaggccgcacctggagtactgcgtgcagttttgttcaccttacttaaggaaggatatactagctttggagggggtacagagacgattcactaggctgattctggagatgagggggttgatgataatgatgataagattgagtagactgggtctttattcgttggagttcagaaggatgaggagtgatcttatagaaacatttaaaataatgaaagggatagacaagatagaggcagagaggttgtttccactggtcagggagtctagaactaggggtcacagcctcaaaatacgggggagccaatttaaaactgagttgagaaggaatttcttctcccagagggttgtgaatctgtggaattctctgccaaggaagcagttgaggctagctcattgaatgtattcaagtcacagatagatagatttttaaccaataagggaattaagggttacgggcagcgggcgggtaagtggagctgagtccacggccagatcagccatgatcttgttgaatggtggagcaggctcgaggggccagatggcctactcctgttccgaattcttatgttcttatgttcttattatgatttGTGTCAGATACTGGAAGTGAACATCAGTGttacacagacacagggactgtcACACCCACACACGGCAACTCATTCCCGGGAGGTAGCAATGTGGGAGCCGGTTAGTTCAGTGACAACAACAGAACCGCcccggaatagacaaaacaatcgGTTTAAATCAGCTTCCAAATGTTCAGCAAATGCTGCATTTATTTCAGTTCTCATCGGTTATTTTGTGACTGTGTGAAGTTTCACTGAACTGACCcacaatataatcctcaccttcagaaatatcagtccgtctctttgctccatctgtttctgtaactttgagagctcctcctgaatagactttaaattctcttgaatttctcgaaggtttttctccattgtttctacaatcttcccctcttgttccctgagatctcggattaaacgctgctctttctcagtgagaatctggtgcattttagtgaactgggatgtgatgcgggtctgcagactgctcgactgttccgaccaaatgaaatgtgaaacataattaatGTACCGCGATAGAGGGAACAAAACTAACCGAGATCCCAGAAAATCAGCTCAGGGAGACCTTCCCCGaactccggaaatctgctgttTCTGTTTTAATTCCGTCTCTAGAGCCGCCGATTCCTTCTCTGTGAGAGAATCTAAGGAAGATTTCAGCCGGTCCTGGGATTGGGAGAAAATCACAGAATTAAAGTGTTCGATTGTCGGCCGTTAAACATTAAATATTTAAACCCAACCGGCAAGTTCCGAGCGCGAGCCTCTTTCAACCGGAATCATGGCCGCTAACCCCGCCTCCCGGCGGTGCTGATTGGCCAGTGGCGGCCTGTTAGGAGCTCTCGCGGAAGCGGATTGGCCGGAGCGCCTGTCACTCAGTGTGAGGGAGGCGGTTTTCCGGGTCGCGGCACTGGTGGGGTAAGCGGATCAGTCAGAGTGCCTGTCACGCAGAGTGAGGGAGGCGGGTTTCTGGGGCGGGGCACTGCCGGGGTAAGCGGATTGGTCGGAGcgcctgtcactcagagtgagggaggcgggtTTCCGGGACGCGGCACTGCTGGGGTAAGCGGATTGGTCGGAGcgcctgtcactcagagtgagggaggcgggtTTCCGGGACGCGGCACTGCTGGGGTAAGCGGATTGGTCGGAGcgcctgtcactcagagtgagggaggcgggtTTCCGGGGCGGGCCTGGGCCTCAGTGGGAGTCGGACTCggagctcgggcagtgtgtttgggccgaGCGTCAGTCACGCCGCGCTGGGCCCTTATCTCGGCGAGTTGGAGCCGGTGGGAGCGGCTCACGGCGGCCgccgcctgcttttatactcggggCGGGGTTTATTTCACACTTTGGATTCTTCTTGTTATTATTCACTCGGGGGGAGCCAGGGCGTCATGGCAACGGGTTTGGTGAGCGAGCTGGACATTCGCCTCTTCCCCGGGAACCTGCTGAGCGGTGGCTGGGGTAAGGGGGTTGCGGAAGAGGgtgactggggggtgggagggtaAGGAGGATGAGGGGGGGTCACCATGTCTCTATTGTCAGCACCTAGAATCATAGacacacagcacaggagggggccattcggcccattgtgcctgtgctggttcttggaaagagctgtcccattagtctcactccctgctctttccccagggccctgtgaatgtctcctactcaactatttatccaaatcccttttgcaagttactatattgaatctgcttccaccgccctttcaggcagggcagTCCCCTCATTTCCCCCGTTTTTTCTAAGGGAGAAGAAAACCTCTCCAATATTTTGATTTTAAGCAGTAAGAGAGCATCTCTGAAATGAATGTGAATTCTCAGCGGGCCGATGTGTTATACACCCCATGTCTGGCGAACAGAACTCTATCCCTGTGCATTTTCAGCAGCGTGGCTTGGTGTTTATTCAGCATTGTGATCGATGTGCTTGTGACCTGCGATAGTTTTGTTTCCTTATTTAACAAACTTTTTGTCTTCTGAGGAACAGTCGAATCAATCGCAGAACCTCATCGACTCTCAATTTTCTAAATTGTGCAATATTTTGGATGGAAAGGAACGGAACTTGGTCAAAGAACTGAATGAGGAAAAGGATGATATTTTATTCAGAAAGGAGACACATCTGTGAGAAATCCAAGAGAATTCACGATAAGCTTTTCTTGTAGATAAATGTCCTGAACTTGGGGATAgaaagtacaattttgaagtttgtaggtgatacaaaacttggcaacctcgtgaatagtgagcaggatagtagcagacttcaggatgacatagacaggtgaaatgggcagacacatggcagatgcaatttaatgcggatgagtgtgaagtgatgcactttgcgggggaacaacatggagaggcagtataatctaaatggttctATTTTGAGGGTTGTGCAAAAACCGAAGGAGCTGGGGTGCAggttcacaaatctttgaaagtggcagggcaagttgataagacgATTAAGAAA
The DNA window shown above is from Pristiophorus japonicus isolate sPriJap1 chromosome 19, sPriJap1.hap1, whole genome shotgun sequence and carries:
- the LOC139229650 gene encoding nuclear factor 7, ovary-like; translation: MHQILTEKEQRLIRDLREQEGKIVETMEKNLREIQENLKSIQEELSKLQKQMEQRDGLIFLKEEACRKQRIGDDGKVLSVADGALSLGKFNFTVHSVERNDGSH